A stretch of Geobacter sp. DNA encodes these proteins:
- a CDS encoding MucR family transcriptional regulator, with protein MATITELVAEIVSAHASTTPMTTEQLLEELQKVTDALKALEAGREVDVTGEGGGRPAISIKDAFKKNEVVCMVCGKGGFKTLTRHLNQSHNLKPREYRKQFGLPSSQSLSAKSFSEARRKMAQDRGLADKLVKAREVRAANLAAKKAKVVKPATKTKAE; from the coding sequence ATGGCAACAATTACCGAACTAGTAGCAGAGATCGTGTCAGCACATGCGTCGACTACCCCGATGACCACTGAGCAACTCCTTGAAGAACTTCAGAAGGTTACCGATGCCCTGAAGGCTCTGGAAGCGGGGAGAGAGGTCGATGTTACGGGCGAAGGTGGCGGAAGGCCGGCAATTTCGATCAAAGATGCGTTCAAAAAGAACGAGGTTGTCTGCATGGTCTGTGGCAAGGGAGGCTTCAAGACCCTTACCCGTCATCTCAATCAGTCCCATAATTTGAAGCCTCGCGAGTATCGCAAACAGTTTGGGCTCCCCAGCAGTCAGTCATTGTCCGCCAAGAGTTTTTCCGAGGCGAGAAGAAAGATGGCCCAAGACAGGGGATTGGCTGATAAACTCGTCAAGGCGAGAGAGGTGAGAGCTGCGAATCTTGCTGCAAAAAAAGCCAAGGTTGTGAAGCCTGCGACAAAGACCAAGGCTGAATAG
- a CDS encoding 4Fe-4S dicluster domain-containing protein gives MSHHIRKSGYLQLIDRLNKFPQGAPQAPLLLKILSILFSEQDAELVSRLPLMPFTAASASKILNKPEQDTVAFLDALAERALLLDLEAQGERVYVLPPPMAGFFEFSLMRVRTDIDQKALSELFYEYLNVEDEFIRALFTIGETQLGRVMVHEPALSSENAAQVLDYERASEVIRTARQIGIGLCYCRHKMSHLGKACTAPREICMSFNGVADSLIRHGYIRAGDRVEALDLLQEAHEQRLVQFADNVREGVNFICNCCGCCCEAMLAARRFASLQPVHTTNFLPVLTAESCTGCGRCGAACPVDAMQFVPAGSQSPHARKMAKPDLDRCLGCGVCVRVCPAGALHLESRQQRVLTPVNTAHRVVLMAIERDCLQNLIFDNQALTSHRAMAAILGVILRLPPVKQLLASKQMKSRYLERLLARQPFPA, from the coding sequence ATGTCCCATCACATACGGAAATCAGGTTACCTGCAGCTCATTGACCGGCTCAACAAATTCCCCCAGGGGGCTCCCCAAGCCCCGCTTCTGCTAAAAATTCTCTCTATCCTCTTCAGCGAACAGGATGCCGAACTGGTTTCCCGTCTCCCTCTCATGCCCTTTACCGCAGCAAGCGCTTCAAAGATACTCAACAAACCGGAACAGGACACCGTGGCATTCCTTGATGCTCTGGCCGAGCGTGCACTGCTCCTGGACCTGGAGGCTCAGGGGGAGCGCGTCTATGTTCTGCCGCCTCCCATGGCGGGCTTCTTCGAATTTTCCTTGATGAGAGTTCGTACCGATATCGACCAGAAGGCCCTGAGTGAGCTTTTCTATGAGTATTTAAACGTGGAAGATGAGTTCATCCGGGCACTTTTCACCATTGGGGAGACGCAACTCGGCCGCGTCATGGTCCACGAACCAGCCCTGTCTTCCGAGAATGCCGCCCAGGTTCTCGATTATGAACGGGCGAGTGAAGTGATCCGGACTGCTCGACAGATCGGAATCGGCCTCTGCTACTGCCGCCACAAAATGTCGCATCTGGGAAAGGCCTGTACGGCTCCGCGGGAAATCTGCATGTCATTCAACGGCGTGGCTGACTCGCTTATCCGCCATGGCTACATCCGCGCAGGAGATCGGGTCGAGGCTCTCGACCTTTTGCAGGAGGCCCACGAACAGAGGCTGGTGCAGTTTGCCGACAATGTCCGCGAAGGGGTGAACTTCATCTGCAACTGCTGCGGCTGCTGTTGTGAGGCAATGCTTGCAGCCCGTCGCTTCGCTTCGTTGCAACCGGTGCATACCACGAATTTCCTGCCCGTTCTCACTGCAGAATCCTGTACCGGTTGCGGCAGGTGCGGTGCGGCATGTCCCGTGGATGCGATGCAGTTTGTCCCTGCCGGTTCCCAGTCACCACATGCGCGGAAAATGGCCAAACCTGACTTGGACCGTTGCCTGGGGTGCGGGGTCTGCGTCCGGGTCTGCCCGGCAGGCGCACTGCACCTGGAATCCCGTCAGCAGCGGGTTCTCACCCCGGTCAACACTGCCCATCGGGTCGTGCTCATGGCCATTGAACGGGATTGTCTGCAGAATCTCATTTTCGACAATCAGGCCCTTACGAGTCACAGGGCAATGGCGGCGATCCTCGGGGTTATCCTCAGGCTTCCACCGGTCAAACAGCTCCTGGCGAGCAAGCAGATGAAGTCGCGCTATCTGGAGCGACTCCTTGCTCGGCAACCCTTTCCCGCATAA
- a CDS encoding AAA family ATPase produces MYWEHFGFSEPPFSLTPNPDFLFLSSHHQEAFAHLLYAIDTRAGFIELSGEVGTGKTTIIRTLLNQLDPATHRTALIFNPTLSPLGLLQEINREFGLPCTSCESRELHQSLNEFLLEENRADRTVVLVIDEAQNLAPSVLEQVRLISNLETERAKLIQIVLVGQPELKSLLGRQELRQLNQRITVRYHLQPMAFADVHEYIRHRIRVAAGGREPVTFAAGSIKKIYRFSGGLPRLINAVCDRALLLAYTTERREISPAMAQQSIADIIKDEPRARFRLVPVALSILGIAILAIAGTLFMSQQADTHKELPSAPALQATASSAGHEQQTSANGVKVLQELLKETGHYNGSLDGIFSSATESAVRSFQQAQGLQVDGKPGGKTLSRLYQAAGGSFPAAGEATKEQDALPSSGPAAPTRPETEVIR; encoded by the coding sequence ATGTACTGGGAACATTTCGGTTTCAGTGAACCGCCATTCTCCCTGACGCCAAACCCCGACTTTCTTTTTCTCAGCAGCCATCATCAGGAGGCGTTTGCCCACCTTCTGTATGCCATCGACACCCGTGCCGGCTTCATCGAGCTGTCAGGCGAAGTGGGAACCGGCAAGACCACCATCATCCGCACCCTGCTCAACCAGCTCGATCCCGCAACCCACCGGACCGCTCTGATTTTCAACCCGACCCTTTCGCCACTGGGGCTGCTGCAAGAGATCAACCGCGAGTTCGGGCTCCCCTGCACGAGCTGCGAATCGCGGGAGCTGCATCAATCCCTGAACGAATTCCTGCTGGAGGAGAACCGTGCCGATCGCACCGTGGTGCTGGTCATCGACGAGGCGCAGAATCTCGCACCCTCAGTCCTGGAGCAGGTCCGCCTGATCTCCAACCTGGAAACGGAACGGGCCAAACTGATCCAGATCGTCCTGGTGGGGCAGCCCGAACTGAAAAGCCTGCTGGGTCGGCAGGAACTGCGCCAGCTCAACCAGCGGATCACCGTGCGCTACCACCTGCAACCGATGGCCTTTGCCGATGTGCACGAGTATATCCGCCACCGGATCAGGGTTGCTGCCGGCGGACGCGAACCGGTTACCTTTGCCGCCGGATCGATAAAAAAGATCTACCGGTTTTCCGGCGGTCTGCCCCGATTGATCAATGCCGTCTGCGACCGGGCGTTGCTGCTTGCCTACACCACTGAGCGCCGGGAGATTTCCCCGGCCATGGCTCAGCAGTCCATAGCCGATATCATAAAGGATGAGCCCCGGGCACGGTTCCGCCTCGTACCCGTTGCCCTGTCCATTCTCGGAATCGCGATCCTGGCAATTGCCGGCACGCTGTTCATGTCACAGCAGGCCGACACGCACAAGGAGCTTCCATCCGCCCCGGCGCTCCAGGCCACGGCATCGAGCGCCGGCCATGAGCAGCAGACGTCGGCCAACGGAGTAAAAGTGCTGCAGGAACTCCTAAAGGAAACGGGACACTATAATGGCTCCCTGGATGGTATCTTCAGCTCTGCAACGGAATCCGCGGTGCGAAGCTTCCAGCAGGCACAAGGGCTGCAGGTTGACGGCAAGCCAGGTGGCAAGACCCTCTCCCGCCTCTATCAGGCTGCCGGCGGGTCTTTCCCTGCGGCAGGAGAGGCGACGAAAGAGCAAGACGCACTCCCCTCCTCCGGACCGGCAGCCCCCACCAGACCGGAAACGGAAGTGATCCGATGA
- a CDS encoding DUF1939 domain-containing protein, translating to MVPDSDTTSGLIKAKEGGMGVLLQAFYWDCPREDKVECAWWEFVESRIKELGKAGFTALWLPPASKGANIGGMSMGYDVYDYFDLGKYDQKGSVKTWFGSENELRSLIKAAHGQKMKVYADLILNHNNGADAEEFNPITGRNWWTKFTPKSNRFTRDWTCFNPSPYQELGTVTFGDMPDLCHINPRVSTGILNHAKWLIEEVGFDGFRYDFVKGFGAWIVRAIHDRHYERRGKTVDIFGIGECWAGDEFIDSWLDGVNKWSDHRVGAFDFPLRYRLKELCDTYGFSLKRLADGGVLMKDRPFEAVTFVDNHDFRGCGSGMDEIVNDKILAYAYILTHEGYPCVYWKDWFNYGLAQTGKPGGIERLVKIHESHAGGATNILYMNDLLYLMERTGAGSQPGLVFGLNNAGGTLRQWVQTGFCEKTLHPLAWYGTGVTEPQAITTGPGGWCELEVPSRGYVVYGE from the coding sequence ATGGTGCCGGATTCTGATACAACAAGCGGCCTGATCAAGGCCAAGGAGGGTGGTATGGGGGTTCTGCTGCAGGCGTTTTACTGGGATTGCCCGCGGGAAGACAAGGTGGAATGTGCCTGGTGGGAGTTTGTCGAAAGCAGGATCAAGGAGCTCGGGAAGGCCGGTTTCACCGCACTCTGGCTTCCGCCGGCGAGCAAAGGGGCGAATATCGGCGGCATGTCCATGGGATACGACGTCTATGATTATTTCGATCTCGGGAAATACGACCAGAAGGGGTCGGTAAAGACCTGGTTCGGATCGGAAAACGAACTCCGCTCGCTGATCAAGGCTGCACACGGGCAGAAGATGAAGGTCTACGCAGACCTGATCCTCAATCACAACAATGGTGCCGATGCCGAAGAGTTCAACCCCATCACCGGCAGGAACTGGTGGACGAAATTCACCCCGAAAAGCAACCGGTTCACCAGGGATTGGACCTGTTTCAACCCTTCTCCCTACCAGGAACTGGGGACAGTCACCTTCGGGGACATGCCCGACCTCTGCCATATCAATCCCCGCGTCTCCACCGGCATCCTCAACCATGCCAAGTGGCTGATCGAAGAGGTTGGTTTTGACGGATTCCGCTACGATTTCGTCAAGGGGTTCGGCGCCTGGATCGTCCGTGCGATTCATGACCGCCACTACGAACGCCGGGGAAAAACGGTGGATATCTTCGGTATCGGCGAGTGCTGGGCAGGGGACGAGTTTATCGACAGTTGGCTCGACGGGGTGAACAAGTGGTCGGATCATCGTGTCGGTGCCTTTGACTTCCCCCTCCGGTACCGGTTGAAAGAGCTTTGCGATACCTACGGTTTCAGCCTGAAGCGGCTTGCCGACGGCGGAGTGCTGATGAAGGACCGTCCCTTCGAGGCAGTCACCTTTGTCGACAACCACGACTTCCGCGGCTGTGGAAGTGGTATGGACGAGATCGTCAACGACAAAATCCTCGCCTATGCCTATATCCTGACCCACGAAGGGTATCCGTGCGTCTACTGGAAGGACTGGTTCAACTACGGACTGGCGCAAACAGGCAAGCCCGGAGGGATCGAGCGGCTGGTGAAGATTCATGAGAGCCATGCCGGCGGCGCAACGAACATCCTCTACATGAACGACCTGCTCTACCTGATGGAGCGGACAGGTGCCGGCAGTCAGCCGGGACTCGTGTTCGGCCTGAACAACGCGGGCGGAACGCTCAGGCAATGGGTGCAGACCGGATTTTGCGAGAAGACGCTACATCCTCTGGCCTGGTACGGCACCGGAGTGACTGAACCCCAGGCCATTACAACCGGACCGGGTGGCTGGTGCGAACTTGAGGTACCTTCCCGAGGCTATGTGGTGTATGGAGAGTAA
- the pdhA gene encoding pyruvate dehydrogenase (acetyl-transferring) E1 component subunit alpha, whose translation MSEKVIATCAVRRLEILDESGGVDTDLMPLLSDAEIRRMYDLMVLTRTFDERALALQREGRLGTYPPVTGQEAAQVGSALALQPRDWVFPSFREMGVHLALGFPMQQLFQYWAGDGRGLKTPDSLNIFPICVSVGTHIPHAVGAAMAARYRRDPAVAVAYFGDGATSKGDFHEGFNMAGVFRLPVVFICQNNQWAISVPLTGQTAAGSLAQKAFAYGFEGVQVDGNDIFAVYRASRDALEKARGGGGPTFIECLTYRMADHTTADDASRYRSPEELATWSARDPILRLERFMAQKGIWNEAEGKSVKEQSAALVDDAVRLMEALPLQEKGALFDDTVAFPGQRLTRQMKEQ comes from the coding sequence ATGTCCGAAAAGGTGATTGCCACATGTGCGGTACGGCGTCTGGAGATACTGGATGAAAGCGGCGGTGTGGACACCGATCTGATGCCCCTTTTGTCCGATGCGGAGATCAGGAGGATGTATGACCTGATGGTCCTGACCCGGACCTTCGACGAACGGGCTCTGGCCCTGCAGCGGGAAGGACGGCTCGGTACCTACCCGCCGGTGACGGGGCAGGAGGCGGCCCAGGTGGGGAGCGCCCTGGCCTTGCAACCCCGTGACTGGGTATTCCCCTCTTTTCGCGAGATGGGGGTACATCTTGCCCTCGGCTTTCCCATGCAACAGCTCTTCCAGTACTGGGCCGGCGACGGACGGGGCCTCAAGACCCCGGACTCCCTCAATATCTTCCCCATCTGCGTCTCGGTGGGGACCCATATCCCCCATGCCGTTGGCGCTGCCATGGCTGCCCGCTACCGGCGCGATCCAGCCGTAGCGGTCGCCTATTTCGGTGACGGTGCTACCTCCAAGGGGGATTTTCACGAAGGGTTCAACATGGCCGGGGTGTTCAGGTTGCCGGTGGTGTTCATCTGCCAGAACAACCAGTGGGCCATCTCCGTACCTCTGACGGGGCAGACTGCGGCCGGAAGCCTGGCGCAGAAGGCATTTGCCTACGGGTTCGAGGGGGTGCAGGTGGATGGCAACGATATCTTTGCTGTCTACCGGGCCAGCCGCGATGCGCTGGAAAAGGCCAGAGGAGGCGGAGGGCCGACCTTCATCGAATGTCTCACCTACCGCATGGCCGACCATACCACGGCAGACGATGCCTCCCGCTACCGTTCCCCTGAAGAACTCGCAACATGGTCTGCCAGGGACCCGATCCTGCGTTTGGAGCGGTTTATGGCGCAGAAAGGCATCTGGAACGAGGCTGAAGGCAAGTCAGTGAAAGAACAGAGCGCTGCGCTGGTTGACGATGCGGTTCGGCTCATGGAGGCGCTACCCCTGCAGGAGAAGGGGGCGCTGTTTGACGATACGGTGGCTTTCCCCGGTCAGCGACTGACCCGTCAGATGAAGGAACAGTGA
- a CDS encoding alpha-ketoacid dehydrogenase subunit beta — MALVNMVQAINLALRQEMERDDRVVLLGEDVGRDGGVFRITDGLLERFGIERVIDTPLSESAIVGACIGMAAYGLRPVAEIQFMGFLYAAFDQLFSHAARIRSRSCSRFSASLVVRTPYGGGIKAPELHEESTEAMFCHMPGLKVVVPSGPYTAKGLLLAAIRDPDPVLFLEPTRLYRLLKEEVPEEEYTIPLGQARVVREGRGVTVIAWGSMLERVMKSVGGYDAEVIDLLTLNPFDAETVLASVRKTGRAVIVHEATQSCGFGAEIAATLASEGIFHLRAPVQRVTAPDVTMPLPSLEEYYLPTAEQIRLAIDDVMRY; from the coding sequence ATGGCACTAGTCAACATGGTCCAGGCGATCAATCTCGCCCTTCGCCAGGAGATGGAGCGGGACGACCGGGTTGTGCTCCTGGGAGAGGATGTTGGGCGCGACGGCGGGGTATTCCGCATAACCGACGGCCTGCTGGAGCGGTTCGGCATCGAGCGGGTTATCGATACCCCCCTCAGCGAGTCGGCCATTGTCGGGGCCTGCATCGGCATGGCCGCCTATGGTCTTCGCCCCGTGGCAGAAATCCAGTTCATGGGCTTCCTCTATGCGGCCTTTGATCAGCTCTTCTCCCATGCGGCGCGGATCCGGTCGCGCTCCTGTTCCCGCTTCTCCGCGTCCCTGGTGGTCCGGACCCCCTATGGTGGGGGGATCAAGGCGCCTGAACTCCACGAGGAGAGCACCGAGGCGATGTTCTGCCACATGCCGGGCCTGAAGGTGGTGGTGCCGTCCGGTCCCTATACGGCCAAGGGGCTCCTGCTGGCAGCCATCCGCGACCCCGACCCGGTGCTCTTCCTGGAGCCGACCCGGCTCTATCGCCTTCTGAAGGAAGAGGTCCCGGAGGAGGAGTACACCATCCCCCTTGGTCAGGCCCGGGTGGTTCGCGAAGGGAGGGGGGTCACTGTCATCGCCTGGGGGAGCATGCTGGAGCGGGTGATGAAGTCGGTTGGCGGGTACGATGCCGAGGTGATCGATCTGTTAACCCTGAACCCCTTCGATGCGGAGACGGTGCTGGCGTCGGTACGAAAGACCGGTCGGGCGGTGATCGTGCATGAGGCGACACAGAGCTGCGGTTTCGGTGCCGAGATCGCAGCAACCCTGGCTTCCGAGGGGATTTTCCATCTGCGGGCGCCGGTGCAGCGGGTAACGGCACCGGACGTGACCATGCCGCTTCCCTCCCTGGAGGAGTATTACCTGCCAACGGCGGAGCAGATACGCCTGGCAATCGACGATGTGATGAGGTACTGA
- a CDS encoding 2-oxo acid dehydrogenase subunit E2 has translation MAYEFRLSDLGEGIAEAELRKWLVREGERITEHQPVLEVETDKSVVELPSPRAGVVRQVHRREGETVRVGELLLTIADVEEAPEQRETQRPASVGIVGTLPEADEETQVLATPLVRKLARERGIDLKEIRGSGPHGSITPDDLEKKGATGQREVASYGQVERLPLKGVRRAVARNVMASQRNTAFVTGMEEADITELWQMRQREQQEVESRGSHLTFLPFIIKAAQHALREHPYLNASIDDATEEIILKKEFHFGIAVDTPDGLMVPVVRDVDRKNIVELAKELRVLGVKARNRTITAEEMRGSSFTITNYGHFGGLFATPIINWPDVAILGCGRIVDRPWVHQGEIVIRKILHLSLTFDHRVTDGADAAQFLARFVAFLEDPALLFLESV, from the coding sequence ATGGCCTATGAATTCAGACTTTCCGATCTGGGCGAAGGGATCGCCGAGGCGGAACTGCGCAAATGGCTGGTTCGTGAAGGCGAGCGGATTACCGAGCATCAGCCGGTGCTGGAGGTGGAGACCGACAAGTCGGTGGTGGAATTGCCGTCACCGCGAGCAGGGGTGGTCAGGCAGGTGCATCGTCGGGAAGGCGAGACTGTCAGGGTCGGGGAACTCCTGCTCACCATTGCAGACGTCGAAGAGGCACCGGAACAGAGGGAGACACAGCGTCCCGCCTCAGTGGGGATCGTCGGGACCCTCCCCGAGGCGGATGAAGAGACGCAGGTACTCGCCACCCCCCTGGTCCGGAAACTGGCGAGGGAGCGGGGGATCGACCTCAAGGAGATCAGGGGGAGCGGACCGCATGGCAGCATTACGCCTGATGACCTGGAGAAAAAGGGGGCGACCGGGCAGCGGGAAGTCGCGAGTTACGGGCAGGTGGAGCGTTTGCCGCTCAAGGGGGTGCGCCGCGCCGTTGCCCGCAATGTCATGGCTTCCCAGCGCAATACCGCCTTTGTTACCGGCATGGAGGAGGCCGACATCACCGAACTATGGCAGATGCGCCAGCGGGAGCAGCAGGAGGTCGAGTCTCGCGGCAGTCACCTGACCTTTCTCCCCTTCATCATCAAGGCTGCCCAGCATGCGCTTCGCGAGCACCCCTATCTCAACGCCTCCATCGACGACGCCACAGAGGAGATCATTCTCAAGAAGGAGTTTCATTTCGGCATTGCCGTGGATACGCCGGACGGTCTGATGGTGCCGGTGGTCCGTGACGTGGACCGGAAAAATATCGTCGAATTGGCAAAGGAGCTCCGGGTACTGGGGGTGAAGGCGCGTAATCGGACCATCACTGCCGAGGAGATGCGGGGGAGCAGTTTCACCATCACCAATTACGGGCATTTCGGCGGTCTCTTTGCCACGCCGATCATCAACTGGCCCGACGTGGCGATCCTCGGGTGCGGACGCATCGTGGACCGGCCCTGGGTGCACCAGGGGGAGATCGTCATCAGGAAGATACTTCACCTGTCGCTCACCTTCGACCATCGCGTCACCGATGGCGCCGATGCGGCCCAGTTTCTCGCCAGGTTCGTCGCCTTTCTGGAGGACCCGGCGCTGCTCTTCCTGGAAAGCGTCTAG
- a CDS encoding Glu/Leu/Phe/Val dehydrogenase — MCNITYDDIGPARVINLYSSKDRLRAVVVIDNVALGPAIGGVRVSPRVSTSEVWRLARTMTLKNSIAGLPHGGAKAGIIVDPLSSNKERAFRVFARMIRDLQDYIPGPDMGSNETAMAWIHDETGRAVGLPEEIGGLPLDKLGATGYGLAACAEVSAPMAGVDLNGARLVIQGYGNVGRAAARFLCARGAVLVAASDSRGCVYDPSGIDFDELARVKEEHGSVAAYGKGSRIAAETIFAVPSDIIIPAATPDVINEGNAAEITARLILQGANIPATAKAEQMLYNKGILVVPDFIANAGGVIMAAMEYAGKSAPEAFANIDDRIRSNTRQILEHSAARNILPRDAAITLAMERVHRAMVYRDH; from the coding sequence ATGTGCAACATTACCTATGATGATATCGGCCCTGCAAGGGTAATCAACCTCTATTCATCCAAAGATCGTCTGAGAGCAGTAGTTGTGATCGACAACGTGGCACTGGGACCGGCCATCGGCGGGGTGCGGGTCTCTCCCCGGGTCAGCACCTCAGAGGTATGGCGGCTGGCCAGGACCATGACGCTGAAGAACTCCATTGCCGGGCTTCCCCACGGCGGAGCCAAAGCAGGGATCATTGTCGATCCGCTTTCATCCAACAAAGAGCGGGCCTTTCGCGTCTTTGCCCGCATGATCCGCGATCTTCAGGACTACATACCGGGACCGGACATGGGGAGCAATGAAACGGCCATGGCCTGGATCCACGACGAAACCGGACGCGCTGTCGGGCTTCCCGAGGAGATTGGCGGACTGCCGCTGGACAAGCTGGGTGCAACCGGATATGGACTTGCGGCCTGCGCCGAGGTTTCAGCCCCCATGGCAGGAGTGGATCTGAACGGGGCACGGTTGGTGATACAGGGATACGGAAACGTGGGCAGGGCAGCAGCCCGCTTTCTCTGCGCCAGGGGAGCCGTTTTGGTAGCTGCCTCGGACTCGCGCGGATGCGTCTACGATCCGTCCGGCATCGATTTCGACGAGTTGGCGCGGGTCAAGGAAGAGCATGGCAGCGTCGCCGCCTACGGCAAAGGGAGCAGGATCGCCGCGGAAACCATCTTTGCCGTACCCAGCGACATCATCATCCCGGCAGCAACCCCCGACGTTATCAACGAGGGGAATGCCGCGGAGATCACGGCCCGCCTCATCCTGCAGGGAGCGAATATTCCGGCCACGGCAAAAGCAGAGCAGATGCTGTACAACAAGGGCATCCTGGTGGTGCCCGATTTTATCGCCAATGCCGGCGGTGTCATCATGGCTGCCATGGAATATGCAGGCAAATCCGCGCCAGAGGCGTTCGCGAACATCGACGATCGGATCAGGAGCAACACCCGCCAGATCCTCGAACATTCCGCAGCACGAAACATCCTCCCCCGCGATGCCGCCATTACCCTGGCCATGGAGCGGGTACACCGCGCCATGGTCTACCGCGACCACTGA
- a CDS encoding response regulator: protein MKILIVEDERDLAELLAFNLEKEGYQTLVALDGRTGLERVRTEKPDLIVLDLMLPEVNGIDFCKHLRKQESTAALPVIMVTAKGEEIDKVVGFEVGADDYLVKPFSTRELLLRIKAVLRRTVADDSSGKSILVGPLMVDTVRHRVTVNNEEVVLTSTEFKLLLTLAERLGRMQSREHLLSHVWGYNHTADTRTVDTHITRLRSKLGEAGEMIKTVRGFGYKMEA, encoded by the coding sequence ATGAAGATCTTGATAGTTGAAGATGAGCGTGACCTGGCAGAGCTTCTGGCATTCAACCTGGAGAAGGAGGGGTACCAGACCCTGGTTGCCCTTGACGGGCGGACCGGTCTGGAGCGGGTGAGAACCGAGAAGCCCGACCTGATCGTTCTCGACCTGATGCTTCCGGAGGTGAACGGTATCGACTTCTGCAAGCATCTGCGCAAGCAGGAGAGCACCGCAGCACTGCCGGTGATCATGGTGACGGCCAAGGGGGAGGAGATCGACAAGGTGGTCGGGTTCGAGGTCGGAGCCGACGATTACCTGGTGAAACCCTTCTCGACCAGAGAGCTCCTCTTGCGCATCAAGGCGGTACTGCGGCGCACCGTGGCGGATGACAGCAGCGGCAAGAGTATTCTGGTCGGTCCGCTGATGGTCGATACGGTGCGGCATCGCGTTACGGTCAACAACGAGGAGGTGGTGCTTACCTCCACGGAGTTCAAGTTGCTGCTGACCCTGGCGGAGCGCCTGGGCAGGATGCAAAGCCGGGAGCACCTCCTCAGCCACGTCTGGGGATACAACCACACGGCTGACACGCGGACCGTGGATACCCATATAACCAGGTTGAGAAGCAAGCTGGGCGAGGCTGGAGAGATGATAAAGACCGTGCGTGGCTTCGGCTACAAGATGGAGGCCTGA